A stretch of Lathamus discolor isolate bLatDis1 unplaced genomic scaffold, bLatDis1.hap1 Scaffold_197, whole genome shotgun sequence DNA encodes these proteins:
- the WDR83 gene encoding LOW QUALITY PROTEIN: WD repeat domain-containing protein 83 (The sequence of the model RefSeq protein was modified relative to this genomic sequence to represent the inferred CDS: deleted 1 base in 1 codon), with protein MPVPASPMAFPLPRPRPAELAQRRVRTLECGQGAVRAVRFNVDGNYCLTCGSDKTLKLWNPHKGTALRSYQGHGYEVLDAAGSFDNSHLCSCGADKTVALWDVATGQVLRKYRGHAGKVNCVQFNEEATIIVSGSIDSTVRCWDCRSRRPDPVQVLDEAKDGVSSVKLSGHEILSGSVDGHVRRYDLRAGQLYCDYVGSPITSVCFSKDGQCTLAASLDSTLRLLDKDTGELLGEYKGHRSTTYRLDCVLSEQDTHVGCASEDGQVYFWDLVEGSLVRSLPVGHGVVQSLSFHPTLPCLLAATEGQAQLWREDSFQEQGDTEM; from the exons ATGCCGGTCCCAGCCTCGCCAATGGCGTTCCCGTTGCCCCGGCCCAGGCCGGCCGAGCTCGCGCAGCGGCGGGTGCGGACACTGGAGTGCGGGCAGGGAGCGGTGCGCGCCGTCCGCTTCAACG TGGACGGGAATTACTGCCTGACCTGCGGCAGCGAC AAGACTCTCAAGCTCTGGAATCCGCACAAGGGCACAGCGCTTCGCTCCTACCAGGGCCACGGCTACGAGGTGCTGGACGCCGCTGG CTCTTTCGACAACAGCCACCTCTGCTCCTGCGGCGCCGACAAGACAGTGGCTCTGTGGGACGTGGCCACCGGGCAAGTGCTCCGCAAGTACCGCGGACACGCGGGG AAAGTGAACTGTGTGCAGTTCAACGAGGAGGCCACCATCATTGTGTCAG GCTCTATTGACTCCACCGTCCGGTGCTGGGACTGCCGCTCACGCCGCCCCGACCCCGTCCAGGTCCTGGATGAGGCCAAGGATGGCGTCTCCAGTGTGAAGCTCTCCGGCCATGAGATCCTTTCAGG CTCTGTGGATGGCCACGTTCGACGCTATGACCTCCGTGCAGGGCAGCTCTACTGTGACTATGTCGGGA GCCCCATCACCAGCGTGTGCTTCAGCAAGGATGGGCAATGCACCCTTGCTGCCAGCCTTGACTCCACACTGCGCCTGCTGGACAAAGACACGGGCGAGCTGCTGGGCGA ATACAAGGGCCACCGCAGCACGACGTACCGGCTGGACTGTGTGTTAAGTGAGCAGGACACCCACGTGGGCTGCGCCTCTGAGGATGGACAAGTCTACTTCTGGGACCTCGTGGAG GGCTCACTCGTGCGCAGCTTGCCGGTGGGCCACGGCGTGGTGCAGTCGCTCTCCTTCCACCCCACCTTGCCCTGCCTGCTCGCTGCCACCGAAGGCCAGGCCCAGCTCTGGCGGGAGGACTCCTTCCAAGAGCAGGGGGATACAGAGATGTGA
- the WDR83OS gene encoding PAT complex subunit Asterix, whose amino-acid sequence MADPRRPARVARYKPPATETNPALEDPTPDYMNLLGMVFSMCGLMLKLKWCAWIAVYCSFISFANSRSSEDTKQMMSSFMLSISAVVMSYLQNPQPMSPPW is encoded by the exons ATGGCGGACCCGCGGAGGCCGGCACGGGTGGCCAG GTACAAGCCACCGGCCACCGAGACCAACCCGGCGCTGGAGGACCCCACACCCGACTACATGAACCTGCTGGGGATGGTCTTCAGCATGTGCGGGCTCATGCTTAAG CTGAAGTGGTGCGCCTGGATCGCCGTCTACTGCTCCTTCATCAGCTTCGCCAACTCCCGCAGCTCCGAGGACACAAAGCAGATGATGAGCAGCTTCAT gctctCCATCTCGGCCGTGGTCATGTCCTACCTGCAGAACCCGCAGCCCATGTCTCCACCATGGTGA
- the TRMT1 gene encoding tRNA (guanine(26)-N(2))-dimethyltransferase isoform X2, with the protein MDGASPNGSGSPPAPDCSPRAGETLISEGRATILFPSANEVFYNPVQGFNRDLTCAVLTEFARLLLQPKGIRVVIPGEENTDAGSPQPLEEGDGASIDPPRVAKAGEVCEGGLRVLEALAASGLRSIRFAKEVPGLRAVVANDCSARAMELIERNVTFNGVGALVTPSMADARMLMYQCKADREPFDVIDLDPYGSPAHFLDAAVQAVSEGGLLCVTCTDMGVLAGNNAETSYSKYGAVSLKGKFCHEMALRIILHSLDSRANCYQRFITPLLAVSADFYIRVFVRVFTGQAKVKASASKQALVYHCVGCGTHHLQRMGKATPHGNGFKYGAATGPPVGPTCEFCQQRHQLGGPIWAEPLHDVPFVQRVLAALERSPHRFQTQERMQGVLSGIAEELSDVPLYYTLEGLSSTIHCNTPSLLQFSSALLHAGYRVSLSHACRTAVKTDAPPAVLWDILRCWVRLHPVKRERLTDTSPAARILAVEPTLQASFAVRADANPSSRKRGLKRFPENPEAFWGPKARAKTGRRESSTRTKGGSNCKEPS; encoded by the exons ATGGACGGGGCCTCCCCCAACGGCTCCGGGTCCCCCCCGGCCCCTGATTGCTCCCCCCGGGCCGGCGAGACGCTGATCTCTGAGGGCCGAGCCACCATCCTCTTCCCTAGCGCCAACGAGGTCTTCTACAACCCGGTGCAGGGCTTCAACCGGGACTTGAC ctgtgctgtgctgacgGAATTTGCtcggctcctcctgcagccaaaGGGGATCCGGG TTGTCATCCCTGGGGAGGAGAACACAGATGCAGGAAGCCCCCAGCCTCTGGAAGAGGGTGATGGTGCCAGCATTGACCCCCCACGGGTGGCGAAGGCAGGAGAAGTGTGCGAG GGGGGGCTACGGGTGCTGGAGGCACTGGCGGCCTCGGGTCTCCGCTCCATCCGCTTCGCCAAGGAGGTGCCAGGGCTTCGGGCCGTGGTGGCCAACGACTGCTCAGCGCGGGCCATGGAGCTCATTGAGCGCAACGTGACCTTCAATGGTGTGGGGGCCTTGGTGACCCCCAGTATGGCTGATGCCAG GATGCTGATGTACCAGTGCAAAGCTGACAGGGAGCCCTTCGATGTGATTGACCTGGACCCCTACGGCAGCCCTGCACACTTCCTCGATGCTGCTGTGCAAGCTGTGAGTGAAGGAG GACTATTGTGCGTGACCTGCACGGACATGGGGGTGCTGGCGGGGAACAACGCTGAGACCTCCTACAGCAAGTACGGCGCCGTGTCCCTCAAGGGCAAGTTCTGCCACGAGATG GCCCTGCGCATCATCCTGCACAGCCTGGACAGCAGAGCCAACTGCTACCAGCGCTTCATTACGCCGCTGCTCGCTGTCAGCGCTGACTTCTACATCCGCGTCTTCGTGCGGGTCTTCACGGGGCAGGCGAAGGTGAAGGCATCGGCGAG CAAGCAGGCTCTGGTGTACCACTGCGTCGGCTGCGGCACTCACCACCTCCAGCGCATGGGCAAAGCCACACCCCATGGCAATGG CTTCAagtatggggcagccacagggccGCCTGTGGGGCCCACTTGTGAGTTCTGCCAACAGCGGCACCAG CTGGGTGGTCCCATATGGGCTGAGCCGCTCCATGACGTGCCCTTCGTGCAGCGGGTGCTGGCGGCGCTGGAGCGGAGCCCCCACCGCTTCCAGACGCAGGAGCGGATGCAGGGGGTGCTCAGCGGCATCGCCGAG GAGCTCAGCGACGTGCCCCTGTACTACACTCTGGAGGGGCTCAGCAGCACCATCCACTGCAACACCCCCTCGCTGCTGCAGTTCAG CTCCGCACTGCTGCACGCCGGGTACCGCGTGTCCCTGTCTCACGCCTGCAGGACCGCGGTGAAGACGGATGCGCCcccagctgtgctctgggaCATCCTGCGCTGCTGG gtgCGGCTGCACCCAGTGAAGCGCGAGCGGCTCACAGACACCAGCCCCGCAGCCCGGATCCTCGCCGTGGAGCCCAC GCTCCAGGCTTCCTTCGCTGTCCGCGCTGACGCCAatcccagctccaggaaaaGGGGCTTGAAACGATTCCCAGAAAACCCAGAAGCCTTCTGGGGACCTAAGGCCAGGGCCAAGACCGG gagaagagaaagcagcacCAGAACAAAAGGAGGCAGCAACTGCAAGGAGCCGAGCTGA
- the MAN2B1 gene encoding lysosomal alpha-mannosidase yields the protein MAAPGAAVAVPLLLLGAAAAAAVGCGYKSCPPTHPDLLNVHLVPHTHDDVGWLKTVEQYFYGGVRNDVQHAGVQYILDSVVAQLLAEPSRRFIYAEVAFLARWWRLQDEATRNTVRQLVEQGRLELVGGGWSMADEAVTHYSAGLEQLGLGRGFLRRELGPCGTPRLAWQIDPFGHSRQSAAIFAQMGYDGLFLGRVDHQDKVQREQHRELELLWRTSGSLQSPSSDLFTGILPNVYNPPTGFCWDQLCSDPPVVDGDSEENNVASIVSTFLDVATKQAEHYRTNHIIMTMGSDFHYENANLWFKNMDKLIAHVNARQANGSRVHVLYSTPSCYLWELHQANLSWSLKMDDFFPYSDGPHQFWTGYFTSRPALKRYERLSNNFLQICSQLEALAGAAARDGPYGPGDSSVLREAVAVAQHHDAVTGTEKQHVANDYAKQLAVGWERCQLLVSNALSSLSGTKETFTFCNSLNISVCPLTEASSQFLVLLYNPLGRRVSWPIRLPVHGVSYTVTDPRGQPVPSEVVPVSIVTHGLRGNDVGAMQELLFQASAPALGFSTFTVTRSHHGDPRVPPIQATVLPQPWDIHNEHLRVLFDPLTGHLKEIQNLAKNISLPIFQSFYWYNASIGNDESSQASGAYIFRPNSSEPIPVSGSKRISTSLVKNTLVQELHQTFSSWCSQVVRLHVGQPYVELEWTVGPIPVEDGWGKEIISRFQTPLQTQARFYTDSNGRQILERRRDHRPTWNLSQTEPVAGNYYPITSRIFIKDKKVQLTVLTDRSQGGSSISDGSLELMVHRRLLYDDDRGVGEPLLEQGTDRQGLVVRGRHLLLLDTVQAAADGHRLRAQELFMAPYPVLAPGGGPSYRP from the exons ATGGCGGCGCCCGGGGCGGCGGTGGCAGTtccgctgctgctgcttggggcggcggcggcggcggccgtgGGCTGCGGGTATAAG TCCTGTCCCCCGACGCACCCTGACCTCCTCAACGTGCACCTTGTGCCCCACACGCACGACGACGTGGGCTGGCTCAAGACGGTGGAGCAGTACTTCTACGGAGGTG TGCGGAATGATGTGCAGCACGCGGGCGTTCAGTACATCCTGGACTCGGTGGTGGCTCAGCTGCTGGCCGAGCCCTCCCGGCGCTTCATCTATGCCGAGGTGGCTTTTCTGGCTCGCTGGTGGCGGCTGCAGGACGAGGCAACCCGGAACACCGTGCGCCAGCTCGTGGAGCAGG GGCGGCTGGAGCTGGTGGGGGGTGGCTGGAGCATGGCGGACGAGGCGGTCACTCACTACAGCGCAGGGCTTgagcagctggggctgggccGGGGCTTCCTGCGCCGGGAGCTGGGGCCGTGCGGCACCCCCCGCCTGGCCTGGCAGATCGACCCCTTTGGCCACTCGCGGCAGAGCGCAGCCATCTTTGCGCAG ATGGGCTATGATGGGCTGTTCCTGGGCCGTGTGGATCACCAGGACAAGGTGCAGCGGGAGCAACAccgggagctggagctgctctggaggACGAGTGGGAGCCTCCAGAGCCCCAGCTCCGACCTCTTCACCG GCATCCTCCCCAATGTCTACAACCCCCCCACGGGCTTCTGCTGGGACCAGCTTTGCTCCGACCCCCCCGTGGTGGATGGGGACAGCGAGGAGAACAACGTGGCCTCCATCGTCTCCACCTTCCTGGACGTCGCCACCAAGCAG GCCGAGCATTATCGCACCAACCACATCATCATGACAATGGGCTCCGATTTTCACTATGAGAATGCCAACCTGTGGTTCAAGAACATGGACAAGCTCATTGCCCACGTCAATGCTCGG CAAGCCAATGGCAGCCGTGTCCATGTCCTCTATTCCACCCCATCCTGCTACCTGTGGGAGCTGCACCAGGCCAACCTCTCCTG GTCCCTGAAGATGGATGATTTCTTCCCTTACTCGGATGGGCCCCACCAGTTCTGGACGGGTTATTTCACCAGCCGCCCAGCCCTGAAGCGCTACGAGCGCCTCAGCAACAACTTCCTGCAG ATCTGCAGCCAACTGGAGGCactggcaggagcagcagcacgggATGGTCCCTATGGGCCTGGGGACAGCTCTGTGCTCC GTGAAGCCGTGGCCGTGGCCCAGCACCATGATGCTGTGACCGGCACCGAGAAGCAGCACGTGGCCAATGACTACGCCAAGCAGTTGGCGGTGGGGTGGGAGAGGTGTCAG CTCCTGGTCTCCAATGCTCTGTCCAGCCTCAGCGGCACCAAGGAGACCTTCACGTTCTGCAACAGCCTCAACATCAGCGTCTGCCCCTTGACCGAGGCCTCCAGCCAG tTCCTTGTCCTCCTCTACAACCCGCTGGGACGCCGCGTGTCCTGGCCCATCCGCCTGCCAGTCCATGGAGTGTCCTACACGGTCACAGACCCCCGTGGCCAGCCTGTGCCCAGTGAG GTTGTCCCTGTGTCCATTGTCACCCATGGGCTGCGTGGGAATGATGTTGGGGccatgcaggagctgctgtttcaAGCCTCAGCACCCGCTCTGGGCTTCAGTACCTTCACGGTGACACGGTCACACCATGGGGATCCCCGTGTCCCCCCCATCCAGGCCACGGTGCTGCCACAGCCATGGGACATCCACAACGAG CATCTCCGAGTGCTGTTTGACCCCCTCACTGGGCACCTGAAGGAGATCCAGAACCTGGCCAAGAACATCTCGCTGCCCATCTTCCAGAGCTTCTACTG gtaCAACGCCAGCATTGGCAATGACGAGAGCTCCCAGGCTTCTGGAGCCTACATCTTCCGTCCCAACAGCTCCGAGCCCATCCCTGTCTCTGGCTCCAAGCGGATCTCCACATCCCTCGTGAAG AACACGCTGGTGCAGGAGCTTCACCAGACCTTCTCCTCGTGGTGCTCCCAGGTGGTGCGGCTCCACGTGGGGCAGCCCTATGTGGAGCTGGAATGGACTGTGGGCCCCATCCCCGTGGA GGATGGCTGGGGCAAGGAGATCATCAGCCGCTTCCAGACGCCACTGCAGACACAAGCCCGGTTCTACACTGACTCCAACGGGCGGCAGATCCTGGAGCGCAG GCGTGACCATCGTCCCACATGGAACCTGAGCCAGACAGAGCCTGTGGCAGGGAATTACTACCCTATCACCAGCCGCATCTTCATCAAG GACAAGAAGGTCCAGCTGACGGTGCTCACGGATCGCTCCCAGGGTGGCAGCAGCATCTCCGATGGCTCCTTGGAGCTCATG gTCCATCGGCGGCTCCTGTACGATGACGACCGCGGGGTGGGGGAGccgctgctggagcagggcacgGACCGGCAGGGTCTGGTGGTCCGCGGCcgccacctcctgctgctggacaCGGTGCAAGCGGCAGCCGACGGGCACCGCCTGCGGGCACAGGAGCTCTTCATGGCCCCATACCCGGTGCTGGCGCCCGGGGGGGGCCCATCCTACCGGCCCTGA
- the TRMT1 gene encoding tRNA (guanine(26)-N(2))-dimethyltransferase isoform X1, translated as MDGASPNGSGSPPAPDCSPRAGETLISEGRATILFPSANEVFYNPVQGFNRDLTCAVLTEFARLLLQPKGIRVVIPGEENTDAGSPQPLEEGDGASIDPPRVAKAGEVCEGGLRVLEALAASGLRSIRFAKEVPGLRAVVANDCSARAMELIERNVTFNGVGALVTPSMADARMLMYQCKADREPFDVIDLDPYGSPAHFLDAAVQAVSEGGLLCVTCTDMGVLAGNNAETSYSKYGAVSLKGKFCHEMALRIILHSLDSRANCYQRFITPLLAVSADFYIRVFVRVFTGQAKVKASASKQALVYHCVGCGTHHLQRMGKATPHGNGFKYGAATGPPVGPTCEFCQQRHQLGGPIWAEPLHDVPFVQRVLAALERSPHRFQTQERMQGVLSGIAEELSDVPLYYTLEGLSSTIHCNTPSLLQFSSALLHAGYRVSLSHACRTAVKTDAPPAVLWDILRCWVRLHPVKRERLTDTSPAARILAVEPTLQASFAVRADANPSSRKRGLKRFPENPEAFWGPKARAKTGGGISPSLQEKRKQHQNKRRQQLQGAELKPSPCKRHKEGRCLQEGESPLAPPRPGAAS; from the exons ATGGACGGGGCCTCCCCCAACGGCTCCGGGTCCCCCCCGGCCCCTGATTGCTCCCCCCGGGCCGGCGAGACGCTGATCTCTGAGGGCCGAGCCACCATCCTCTTCCCTAGCGCCAACGAGGTCTTCTACAACCCGGTGCAGGGCTTCAACCGGGACTTGAC ctgtgctgtgctgacgGAATTTGCtcggctcctcctgcagccaaaGGGGATCCGGG TTGTCATCCCTGGGGAGGAGAACACAGATGCAGGAAGCCCCCAGCCTCTGGAAGAGGGTGATGGTGCCAGCATTGACCCCCCACGGGTGGCGAAGGCAGGAGAAGTGTGCGAG GGGGGGCTACGGGTGCTGGAGGCACTGGCGGCCTCGGGTCTCCGCTCCATCCGCTTCGCCAAGGAGGTGCCAGGGCTTCGGGCCGTGGTGGCCAACGACTGCTCAGCGCGGGCCATGGAGCTCATTGAGCGCAACGTGACCTTCAATGGTGTGGGGGCCTTGGTGACCCCCAGTATGGCTGATGCCAG GATGCTGATGTACCAGTGCAAAGCTGACAGGGAGCCCTTCGATGTGATTGACCTGGACCCCTACGGCAGCCCTGCACACTTCCTCGATGCTGCTGTGCAAGCTGTGAGTGAAGGAG GACTATTGTGCGTGACCTGCACGGACATGGGGGTGCTGGCGGGGAACAACGCTGAGACCTCCTACAGCAAGTACGGCGCCGTGTCCCTCAAGGGCAAGTTCTGCCACGAGATG GCCCTGCGCATCATCCTGCACAGCCTGGACAGCAGAGCCAACTGCTACCAGCGCTTCATTACGCCGCTGCTCGCTGTCAGCGCTGACTTCTACATCCGCGTCTTCGTGCGGGTCTTCACGGGGCAGGCGAAGGTGAAGGCATCGGCGAG CAAGCAGGCTCTGGTGTACCACTGCGTCGGCTGCGGCACTCACCACCTCCAGCGCATGGGCAAAGCCACACCCCATGGCAATGG CTTCAagtatggggcagccacagggccGCCTGTGGGGCCCACTTGTGAGTTCTGCCAACAGCGGCACCAG CTGGGTGGTCCCATATGGGCTGAGCCGCTCCATGACGTGCCCTTCGTGCAGCGGGTGCTGGCGGCGCTGGAGCGGAGCCCCCACCGCTTCCAGACGCAGGAGCGGATGCAGGGGGTGCTCAGCGGCATCGCCGAG GAGCTCAGCGACGTGCCCCTGTACTACACTCTGGAGGGGCTCAGCAGCACCATCCACTGCAACACCCCCTCGCTGCTGCAGTTCAG CTCCGCACTGCTGCACGCCGGGTACCGCGTGTCCCTGTCTCACGCCTGCAGGACCGCGGTGAAGACGGATGCGCCcccagctgtgctctgggaCATCCTGCGCTGCTGG gtgCGGCTGCACCCAGTGAAGCGCGAGCGGCTCACAGACACCAGCCCCGCAGCCCGGATCCTCGCCGTGGAGCCCAC GCTCCAGGCTTCCTTCGCTGTCCGCGCTGACGCCAatcccagctccaggaaaaGGGGCTTGAAACGATTCCCAGAAAACCCAGAAGCCTTCTGGGGACCTAAGGCCAGGGCCAAGACCGG GGGCGGCATCTCCCCATCCTtgcaggagaagagaaagcagcacCAGAACAAAAGGAGGCAGCAACTGCAAGGAGCCGAGCTGAAACCCTCCCCCTGCAAACGGCAcaaggag GGCCGCTGCTTGCAGGAGGGGGAGTCCCCCCTTGCACCCCCCAGACCTGGTGCTGCCTCGTGA
- the NACC1 gene encoding LOW QUALITY PROTEIN: nucleus accumbens-associated protein 1 (The sequence of the model RefSeq protein was modified relative to this genomic sequence to represent the inferred CDS: inserted 2 bases in 2 codons), protein MAQTLQMEIPNFGNSILECLNEQRLQGLYCDVSVVVKGHAFKAHRAVLAASSSYFRDLFNSSKSAVVELPAAVQPQSFQQILSFCYTGRLSMNMGDQFLLMYTAGFLQIQEIMEKGTEFFLKVSSPSCDSQGLHGEEAPSSEPQSPVAQTSGWPSGAAALPLVSRVKTEQGEPDGVQCTFVVKRLWDGGXKDGAAGGNGSRKMAKFSAPEPGRQPQPATPTAGPAPALVAPAPVAPGPSAADQTSPGGTSSAYTSDSPGSFHNEEDEEEDGGXEGSDEQYRQICNMYTMYSMMNVGLAAAEKVEALPDQGTSEPRTRVRVRQDLASLPAELINQIGNRCHPKLYDEGDPAEKLELVTGTNVYITRAQLMNCHVSAGTRHKVLLRRLLASFFDRNTLANSCGTGIRSSTNDPRRKPLDSRVLHAVKFYCQNFAPNFKESEMNAIAADMCTNARRVVRKSWIPKLKLLSAEGDSYTSFINEAGKLEPDIMGPEPGFDAGAHEGEAGAPSEGLQ, encoded by the exons ATGGCTCAGACACTGCAGATGGAGATCCCCAACTTTGGGAACAGCATCCTGGAATGCCTGAACGAGCAGCGGCTGCAGGGGCTGTACTGCGATGTGTCGGTGGTGGTGAAGGGCCATGCGTTCAAGGCTCACCGCGCTGTGCTGGCCGCCAGCAGCTCCTACTTTCGGGACCTTTTCAATAGCAGCAAGAGTGCGGTGGTGGAGCTGCCGGCCGCCGTGCAGCCCCAGTCCTTCCAGCAGATCCTCAGCTTCTGCTACACGGGCCGGCTTAGCATGAACATGGGGGACCAGTTCCTGTTGATGTACACCGCCGGCTTCCTGCAGATCCAGGAGATCATGGAGAAGGGGACTGAGTTCTTCCTCAAGGTCAGCTCGCCCAGCTGCGACTCGCAGGGGCTGCACGGCGAGGAGGCTCCTTCCTCCGAGCCCCAGAGCCCCGTGGCTCAGACCTCGGGCTGGCCCTCGGGCGCCGCTGCATTGCCGCTGGTGTCACGGGTGAAGACAGAGCAGGGGGAGCCCGACGGGGTGCAGTGCACCTTCGTGGTCAAGCGCCTTTGGGACGGCG TCAAGGATGGCGCCGCCGGCGGCAACGGCAGCCGGAAGATGGCCAAGTTCTCCGCGCCGGAGCCGGGGCGGCAGCCGCAACCCGCGACCCCCACAGCAGGACCGGCACCGGCCCTGGTGGCACCGGCCCCGGTGGCTCCCGGGCCCAGCGCTGCTGATCAGACCAGCCCCGGGGGCACGTCCAGCGCCTACACGAGCGACAGCCCCGGCTCCTTCCACAacgaggaggatgaggaggaggacgGGG AGGAAGGCTCGGACGAGCAATACCGCCAGATCTGCAACATGTACACCATGTACAGCATGATGAATGTGGGGCTGGCAG CCGCAGAGAAGGTGGAGGCGCTGCCGGACCAGGGCACGTCGGAGCCACGCACCCGCGTGCGTGTGCGGCAGGACTTGGCTTCGCTGCCGGCCGAGCTCATCAACCAGATCGGGAACCGCTGTCACCCCAAGCTCTACGACGAGGGGGACCCTGCCGAGAAGCTGGAGCTGGTCACAG GCACCAATGTGTACATTACACGGGCACAGCTGATGAACTGCCACGTCAGCGCAGGGACGCGGCACAAAGTCCTTCTGCGGCGGCTCCTGGCATCCTTCTTTGACCG TAACACCCTGGCCAACAGCTGTGGCACCGGCATCCGCTCGTCCACCAATGACCCCCGGCGGAAGCCGCTGGACAGCCGGGTCCTGCACGCTGTCAAGT tttaCTGCCAAAACTTTGCGCCCAACTTCAAGGAGAGCGAGATGAACGCCATCGCCGCTGACATGTGCACCAACGCACGTCGCGTGGTGCGCAAGAGCTGGATCCCCAAGCTCAAGCTCCTGAGCGCCGAGGGTGACTCCTACACATCCTTCATCAATGAGGCCGGGAAgctggagcctgacatcatgggcCCTGAGCCCGGCTTCGATGCCGGCGCCCACGAGGGTGAAGCAGGAGCCCCCAGCGAGGGGCTGCAGTGA